A single region of the Thermococcus paralvinellae genome encodes:
- a CDS encoding cysteine protease: MNAKIIGSGVLVALLVFSIAGYVGAFGGGGEGKLEYKVYSKEQIMSGAYKVYGNPKLGFWVAKIVLHNSGNGAIKNIKIRYFIDNYASETEKSYPILVPNGTIVDLYYPILSSEVTKLTAATPSNLRITITYEVNGEIKEESITKPLNILGVNDFVFSSLSPEESTGSFYDTFSNAPLLTAWVTPSDPIVREFADMGNKLAGGAGASLSDEEAIKSLSGMWALAVMNGFSYKTEPTGYWTGKASQHVMFPRDVIRDKSGTCIDLALWFASLAMSQGLKAYIVLMPGHAFPLIELPSGAIIPVEATAINAGVSFQQAVQVGIQKTWQEAMSGPHIIIDIAKLHSEGIVPPELPQLPADILSRWGITLQPAGGGATGGTTGGVTGGTGGTGGGTGGETSGGTQTQWNTYLSDYFSFDYPANWDAPEDYGGYVYLMSPDGEFEFMVLYSHGASVQDMVYAFEQSLADIGATIKDRQETQASIAGQTVYTVLYTIDTGYGDYSAVARYFTANGMGFAVVYDFPAGNSEYNQLGEYIVSTFKLG; the protein is encoded by the coding sequence ATGAATGCCAAAATTATTGGTTCGGGAGTTCTCGTTGCACTGCTTGTGTTTTCCATAGCGGGTTACGTCGGAGCATTTGGAGGCGGAGGAGAAGGAAAGCTTGAGTACAAAGTTTACTCAAAGGAGCAAATAATGTCTGGAGCATACAAAGTCTACGGCAATCCAAAACTCGGCTTTTGGGTTGCAAAGATCGTTCTTCACAATTCAGGAAACGGTGCGATAAAGAACATAAAAATAAGGTACTTTATTGACAACTATGCTTCGGAGACTGAGAAAAGTTACCCAATTCTTGTGCCCAACGGGACGATAGTTGATCTTTACTATCCGATTCTCTCAAGTGAGGTTACAAAACTGACAGCGGCGACCCCATCGAATCTCAGGATAACCATAACCTACGAAGTGAACGGAGAGATCAAAGAGGAGAGTATAACAAAGCCTTTGAACATACTGGGAGTTAACGACTTTGTGTTCTCTTCACTCAGTCCGGAGGAAAGCACCGGTAGCTTTTATGACACCTTCAGCAACGCTCCGCTTTTGACGGCATGGGTGACGCCGAGTGATCCCATCGTTAGAGAGTTCGCTGATATGGGTAATAAACTGGCTGGAGGAGCAGGTGCAAGTTTAAGTGATGAAGAAGCCATCAAAAGCCTCAGCGGCATGTGGGCTCTAGCGGTGATGAACGGCTTCTCCTACAAGACAGAGCCCACAGGATACTGGACAGGCAAAGCTTCCCAGCACGTAATGTTTCCACGTGACGTAATCAGGGATAAGAGCGGGACATGCATTGATCTAGCACTGTGGTTTGCTTCTTTGGCCATGTCCCAGGGACTTAAGGCATACATAGTCCTGATGCCAGGGCATGCCTTCCCTCTGATAGAGCTGCCCAGTGGAGCAATAATTCCTGTTGAAGCAACGGCGATAAACGCGGGCGTTTCATTCCAGCAAGCTGTTCAAGTTGGCATACAAAAGACCTGGCAGGAGGCCATGAGCGGACCCCACATAATAATCGACATAGCTAAGCTTCACAGTGAAGGCATAGTACCCCCGGAGCTTCCACAGCTGCCAGCTGATATCCTCAGCAGGTGGGGGATAACACTGCAGCCTGCTGGTGGAGGAGCTACGGGAGGGACAACTGGTGGTGTAACTGGGGGTACTGGAGGTACAGGAGGCGGAACGGGCGGAGAAACTAGTGGAGGCACACAGACCCAATGGAACACCTATCTTAGCGACTACTTCTCCTTTGACTATCCAGCCAACTGGGATGCTCCTGAAGATTATGGCGGCTACGTCTATCTGATGAGCCCTGATGGGGAGTTTGAGTTCATGGTGCTTTACTCTCATGGGGCAAGTGTTCAGGACATGGTTTATGCATTTGAGCAGAGCTTAGCTGATATAGGAGCAACGATAAAAGATAGGCAGGAAACTCAGGCAAGCATAGCTGGTCAAACAGTTTACACAGTTCTTTACACAATTGACACAGGTTATGGGGACTACTCAGCAGTTGCAAGGTACTTCACAGCGAATGGAATGGGATTTGCGGTTGTTTACGACTTCCCGGCTGGCAACAGTGAGTACAACCAGCTGGGTGAGTACATTGTGAGTACCTTTAAGCTGGGGTGA
- a CDS encoding FumA C-terminus/TtdB family hydratase beta subunit encodes MKLKVPLSEKDVLKLKTGDIVHLSGIIYTARDLAHRKIIELAKRDELPFNLEGTVIYHCGPVVRKNEGEFEIVSAGPTTSARMNYYLDEILSLGVKGVIGKGGMNPEPFKRHKAVYFAFTGGAGSLAAKSIKRILDVYWLDELGIPEAVWVLEVEKFPLLVAIDSHGNSIYKKS; translated from the coding sequence ATGAAGCTAAAAGTCCCTTTGAGCGAGAAAGATGTCCTAAAACTTAAAACTGGCGACATCGTTCATCTTTCTGGAATCATATACACGGCAAGGGATTTAGCCCACAGAAAGATCATCGAGCTTGCTAAACGAGATGAACTGCCCTTTAACTTAGAAGGCACTGTTATTTACCACTGCGGACCTGTTGTCCGAAAAAATGAGGGAGAATTTGAAATAGTCTCAGCTGGCCCAACAACAAGTGCAAGGATGAACTACTATCTCGACGAAATTCTGTCCTTGGGAGTTAAGGGAGTTATCGGGAAGGGAGGAATGAACCCAGAGCCTTTCAAAAGACACAAAGCCGTTTACTTTGCCTTCACAGGCGGAGCTGGATCTTTAGCAGCCAAAAGTATTAAGAGAATCCTAGATGTTTACTGGCTCGATGAACTTGGCATCCCTGAGGCAGTTTGGGTTTTAGAGGTTGAAAAGTTTCCGCTTTTAGTTGCCATTGATTCACATGGAAATTCGATCTACAAAAAGAGTTAA
- a CDS encoding universal stress protein — MFEKILFPTDFSEVSLHALRNCVPKFFELGAKKLYLVHIVDITATDIEALELMKIDEEQLNNLADELRGRGIEVEPIVKLGIPSLEIAEIAKEKNVDLIISPSKGENILRQMFLGSTASNLVRATKKPVLLIRYEWDEEEKRIKCLSDCEKIFDKPLVALDFSPCSIRIMEAVKKFEELVKEGILLHIVDYGKAEELEENIAKAKQNLEKYAKIVKFPVEREVFAGVASQGIIGFSIAKGATLIVMGKKGRSIIKDLLLGSTAERVIRDSKLPVLLVPCE, encoded by the coding sequence ATGTTTGAGAAGATACTTTTCCCAACGGATTTTTCTGAAGTGTCCTTACATGCTTTAAGGAACTGTGTCCCAAAGTTCTTTGAGCTTGGAGCTAAAAAGCTCTACCTTGTACACATAGTTGATATTACTGCAACCGATATTGAAGCTCTTGAGCTTATGAAGATTGATGAGGAACAACTAAACAACTTGGCGGATGAGCTTAGAGGGAGAGGAATAGAAGTTGAACCAATTGTAAAGCTTGGAATTCCTTCATTGGAGATAGCGGAGATTGCCAAAGAAAAGAATGTTGATCTTATTATAAGCCCCTCAAAAGGAGAAAACATCTTGCGCCAGATGTTTTTAGGCAGTACTGCCTCAAATCTTGTAAGGGCAACTAAAAAGCCTGTTCTCTTAATTAGATACGAATGGGATGAGGAAGAGAAGAGGATAAAGTGTCTGAGTGACTGCGAGAAAATTTTTGACAAACCACTGGTGGCTTTGGATTTCTCACCATGTTCAATACGGATAATGGAGGCTGTTAAGAAGTTTGAGGAGCTTGTTAAGGAAGGAATCCTTCTTCATATTGTTGATTATGGTAAAGCTGAGGAGCTTGAAGAAAATATAGCAAAGGCTAAGCAGAACCTTGAGAAATATGCAAAAATCGTGAAGTTCCCGGTTGAAAGGGAGGTCTTTGCTGGCGTCGCATCTCAGGGAATAATTGGATTCTCAATAGCAAAAGGTGCAACGCTTATTGTAATGGGCAAGAAGGGGCGAAGCATCATTAAAGATTTGCTCCTTGGAAGCACGGCAGAAAGGGTCATAAGAGATTCAAAGCTGCCTGTGCTTTTGGTGCCGTGCGAATAG
- a CDS encoding ABC transporter ATP-binding protein has product MERRVVLETVNLVKNYYIGRKIVVPALRGVSLKIYEGEFVAIIGPSGSGKTTLLNMLGLLDRPTSGKVYIDGIDVSNLNDNQLSEIRLRKIGFVFQYYNLVPILTALENVELPMLLAGIPKKKRIKRAKELLKSVGLEKFMHHKPNEMSGGQQQRVAIARALANNPSIVLADEPTGNLDTQTSKEIIALMKKINQEKGTTFVIVTHDVEIAKEAERILQIRDGKISGVEKL; this is encoded by the coding sequence ATGGAGCGAAGAGTCGTCTTAGAGACCGTCAATCTTGTTAAGAATTATTACATTGGGAGAAAGATAGTGGTTCCAGCTCTTAGAGGGGTTAGTCTAAAGATTTATGAAGGAGAATTTGTTGCAATAATTGGACCCAGCGGAAGCGGAAAAACTACACTTCTTAATATGCTCGGCCTATTAGACAGACCCACAAGCGGAAAAGTGTATATTGATGGAATTGATGTTAGCAATCTTAACGATAATCAGCTTTCTGAAATCAGATTGAGGAAAATTGGCTTTGTTTTCCAATATTACAACTTGGTTCCCATTTTGACAGCATTAGAAAACGTTGAGCTACCAATGCTTCTAGCAGGAATCCCAAAGAAGAAGAGGATCAAAAGAGCAAAAGAGCTTCTCAAATCCGTTGGATTGGAAAAGTTCATGCATCACAAACCAAATGAAATGAGCGGAGGACAACAACAAAGAGTTGCTATTGCAAGAGCTTTAGCTAATAATCCAAGCATAGTCTTAGCAGATGAACCAACTGGAAATCTTGACACCCAGACATCGAAAGAGATAATAGCTTTAATGAAGAAAATAAATCAAGAGAAAGGAACAACCTTCGTAATAGTGACTCACGATGTTGAGATCGCAAAAGAAGCAGAAAGAATTCTTCAAATAAGAGATGGGAAGATTAGTGGGGTGGAAAAGTTATGA
- a CDS encoding COG1361 S-layer family protein yields the protein MKKITIMLLIFMLTVSSIINAQRQEEDGEEYLLTFSGYLGIGDVLTFGNYTLTVIDVLSSPKTGVASSVLFKLRDNTAFEETTFSLKEGEEYQYKDVKIKLVVITLEDNPRALIRIYSKAVDVFYGDAYERSIFRYGPIKFIILEIENETFLARYEKKGEADYRYFGTGYYYWNDLSIYVENITNKTVRLKIRAPKYAQYAIIRGAEITIEKVDFGEVEIGSPFKLTITLRNVGNKNARFISIYLYSKEQIQEEQVQTILPTITIPQFESSLPFAAYRESPIKYLEVLAPGDEKTIVFTLISSKNLKEDVYPLYIRIEYQDEDGAKKSKEVQVGIPVEDKIRPKVIIEEFKVIPSVVQPDSNFTVRIKLRNIGNSIAKHVKVKVTSEKPEEERQVTYPYFPSSEGTVQQEIDIFPISRQNLLYFSEVNTTAEGELYFKIKQVQRGIYPLYVTITYEDENGVIYKEKTMFGVEVSAYPLLDLYIGNIWESGGRYNFEVYVVNEGKDVARGVTLDVTSEQLELFPVGQRYVGSIAGLDYDSVNFQILNRTIPKGEYVIHAKVYYKDEKGQEKSFEKDLVIRIPETLTYSEKKPYEYYIGGGILLLLIIILLWRRKGVE from the coding sequence ATGAAAAAGATCACCATCATGCTGTTAATATTCATGTTAACTGTATCAAGCATAATCAATGCCCAGCGTCAAGAAGAAGATGGAGAGGAATATTTACTGACCTTTTCTGGTTATTTAGGAATCGGAGATGTCTTAACTTTCGGGAACTACACCTTGACTGTTATAGACGTACTCTCCAGCCCCAAAACTGGAGTTGCCAGTAGTGTTTTGTTTAAGCTTAGAGATAATACTGCGTTTGAGGAGACCACATTCTCCCTTAAAGAAGGTGAAGAGTATCAGTACAAAGACGTGAAGATTAAGCTCGTTGTTATAACTCTTGAGGATAATCCCAGGGCATTAATCAGAATTTACTCAAAAGCCGTTGATGTGTTTTATGGAGATGCCTACGAGAGGTCAATCTTTAGATACGGGCCTATAAAGTTCATAATCCTTGAAATAGAAAATGAAACATTTCTGGCGAGATATGAGAAGAAGGGAGAGGCCGACTACCGTTATTTTGGAACTGGTTATTACTACTGGAATGATCTTTCCATCTATGTGGAAAACATAACAAACAAGACAGTGAGACTGAAAATTAGAGCACCAAAATATGCCCAGTATGCAATTATCAGAGGAGCGGAAATAACTATTGAGAAAGTTGATTTTGGAGAGGTTGAAATAGGTTCACCCTTTAAGCTGACTATAACGCTGAGAAATGTAGGGAACAAAAACGCCCGATTCATAAGCATCTATTTGTATTCCAAAGAGCAGATCCAAGAAGAACAAGTCCAAACGATTCTCCCAACAATCACGATTCCCCAATTTGAATCTTCTTTGCCCTTCGCTGCCTACAGAGAAAGTCCAATTAAATATCTCGAAGTTTTAGCTCCAGGAGATGAGAAGACAATTGTTTTCACATTAATTTCCTCAAAGAACCTCAAAGAAGATGTTTATCCACTTTACATTAGGATTGAATACCAAGACGAAGATGGAGCAAAGAAAAGCAAGGAAGTTCAGGTGGGAATTCCGGTTGAGGACAAGATAAGACCAAAAGTCATTATCGAGGAGTTTAAAGTAATTCCGTCTGTTGTTCAGCCCGATTCAAACTTCACAGTTAGAATAAAGCTCAGAAATATTGGAAATTCAATTGCTAAGCATGTTAAAGTCAAAGTTACGAGTGAAAAGCCGGAAGAAGAAAGGCAGGTAACCTATCCATACTTCCCCTCCAGCGAAGGAACAGTGCAGCAAGAGATTGACATATTCCCCATAAGCAGACAAAACCTCCTTTACTTCTCTGAAGTCAATACGACCGCTGAAGGGGAACTATACTTCAAGATAAAGCAGGTTCAGAGAGGGATCTATCCCCTCTATGTCACAATCACCTACGAAGATGAAAATGGTGTTATCTATAAGGAAAAAACTATGTTTGGGGTTGAGGTGAGTGCCTATCCTCTTCTCGACCTTTATATAGGGAACATCTGGGAGAGTGGCGGAAGATATAACTTTGAAGTTTATGTTGTCAATGAAGGCAAAGACGTTGCAAGAGGGGTAACTCTTGATGTCACTTCAGAGCAGCTTGAGCTGTTTCCAGTTGGTCAAAGATACGTGGGGAGTATTGCTGGATTGGACTACGACAGTGTAAACTTCCAAATTCTAAACAGGACTATTCCGAAGGGAGAATACGTTATTCATGCCAAGGTATATTATAAAGACGAAAAAGGTCAGGAAAAGAGTTTCGAAAAAGATTTAGTCATTAGAATCCCCGAAACTTTAACATATTCAGAGAAAAAGCCCTATGAGTACTACATCGGTGGAGGAATTCTATTGCTGCTCATAATAATCCTTCTGTGGAGGAGAAAAGGTGTGGAGTGA
- a CDS encoding ABC transporter permease, which translates to MWSELVKIAVRNLTRRKLRTLFTMLGIIIAVGSVTALVSITQGSRMAIEQELESTSNVLMVMPGVSVSIIRAATSTMSEDIVKKIEKIDHVEAVNPALIKFTTIKYDDWILELTIMGVDPKRAEKFFALRGLHLERGVFLRKNDRYKAILGYLLAHGKFATFDGEPVNWDIMPGQRIIIYDDQGNAYEFKVIGNFEESGQSFLAGFLDMMVVVPLDTLQEMFHEEGKVSIVDVWVDDVTFIDEVKKEIEKEVPGVTVITARQSVQMVLMIQKMMHNLLIGIGSIALFVGALGVMNTLLTSVMERTREIGTYRAIGAKKSFILKMIFIEGIILTSIGGILGFFFGIGAAKMVVFIFRQRGQLLPDPIIDMNVIAIAFVITILIGIISSLYPAKKASDLSPVEALRYVE; encoded by the coding sequence GTGTGGAGTGAGCTAGTTAAAATTGCAGTTAGAAACTTAACAAGAAGAAAGCTTAGAACACTCTTCACAATGTTAGGAATTATAATAGCCGTTGGCTCAGTTACTGCCTTAGTTTCCATAACTCAAGGTTCTCGAATGGCAATAGAGCAGGAACTTGAGAGCACAAGCAATGTTCTCATGGTGATGCCCGGAGTGAGTGTTTCCATAATTAGAGCAGCAACTAGTACAATGAGCGAGGACATAGTGAAGAAAATAGAAAAAATCGACCATGTCGAAGCTGTAAACCCCGCTTTAATAAAGTTTACGACGATTAAGTATGATGACTGGATTCTTGAGCTCACAATCATGGGAGTTGATCCAAAGCGGGCAGAGAAGTTTTTCGCTCTCCGTGGACTTCACTTAGAGAGGGGTGTATTTTTGAGGAAAAACGATAGATACAAGGCTATTCTCGGCTATCTGTTAGCTCATGGGAAGTTCGCAACTTTTGACGGAGAACCTGTTAACTGGGACATCATGCCCGGACAGAGAATAATAATCTACGATGACCAGGGGAATGCATACGAGTTTAAGGTTATTGGAAACTTTGAGGAGAGCGGACAGTCTTTCTTAGCGGGTTTCTTGGATATGATGGTAGTTGTTCCGTTAGATACACTTCAAGAAATGTTCCATGAAGAAGGAAAAGTCAGCATAGTTGATGTATGGGTTGATGACGTTACGTTCATTGATGAAGTTAAGAAAGAAATTGAAAAAGAAGTCCCCGGGGTTACAGTCATCACGGCAAGGCAGAGCGTTCAAATGGTTCTTATGATTCAAAAAATGATGCACAATCTTTTGATTGGAATTGGTAGCATTGCTCTATTTGTAGGGGCCCTTGGAGTTATGAACACGCTTTTAACTTCAGTAATGGAGAGGACAAGGGAGATTGGAACTTATAGGGCAATTGGGGCAAAGAAGAGCTTTATCCTAAAAATGATTTTCATTGAGGGAATAATATTGACAAGCATTGGTGGCATTTTGGGCTTTTTCTTTGGAATTGGGGCTGCGAAAATGGTGGTCTTCATCTTCAGGCAGAGAGGCCAGTTGTTACCTGATCCAATAATTGACATGAATGTCATTGCAATAGCTTTTGTAATAACAATCCTAATTGGAATAATCTCAAGTCTGTATCCAGCAAAGAAGGCATCAGACCTGAGCCCAGTTGAGGCTTTGAGGTATGTTGAATGA
- the gcvT gene encoding glycine cleavage system aminomethyltransferase GcvT, which produces MMKRVHLFDWHKEHAKKVEEFAGWEMPIWYSSIKEEHLAVRNGVGIFDVSHMGEIFFRGKDALKFLQYVTTNDISRPPAISGTYTLVLNERGAVKDETLVFNMGNDTYMMVCDSDAFEKLYAWFVSIKGAIEQYTELDLEIENKTYDMAMFSIQGPKAGDVAMELFGIDINELWWFQAKEVELDGIKMILSRSGYTGENGFEVYFEDANPYHPDPEKRGKPEKALYVWEKILEVGKKYGIKPAGLGARDTLRLEAGYTLYGNETKELQLLSTDIDEVTPLQANLEFAIFWDKEFIGKEALLKQKERGLPSKMVHFKMVDKGIPRAGYKVYKDGKEIGEVTSGTMSPLLGIGIGIAFVKPEYAVPGVEIEVEIRGQKKKAITVNPPFYDPKKYGAFREE; this is translated from the coding sequence ATCATGAAGAGGGTTCACCTTTTTGACTGGCATAAGGAGCATGCAAAGAAGGTTGAGGAGTTTGCTGGTTGGGAAATGCCAATCTGGTATTCAAGCATAAAAGAGGAGCACTTGGCTGTTAGAAATGGTGTTGGAATTTTTGATGTCTCCCACATGGGAGAGATATTCTTCCGTGGTAAAGATGCCTTAAAGTTTTTGCAATATGTTACAACAAACGATATCTCAAGACCTCCAGCGATAAGCGGAACTTACACACTTGTTTTAAATGAGAGAGGAGCTGTTAAGGATGAGACTTTGGTTTTCAATATGGGTAACGATACATACATGATGGTCTGTGACAGTGATGCCTTTGAAAAGCTCTATGCGTGGTTTGTCTCAATAAAAGGGGCAATTGAGCAGTACACCGAGCTGGATTTGGAGATAGAGAATAAAACCTATGACATGGCAATGTTTTCAATCCAAGGGCCTAAAGCAGGAGATGTAGCTATGGAGCTCTTTGGAATTGACATAAACGAGCTCTGGTGGTTCCAGGCTAAAGAGGTTGAGCTTGATGGAATAAAGATGATTCTCTCAAGGAGCGGGTACACTGGAGAGAACGGATTTGAGGTTTACTTTGAGGATGCAAATCCATACCATCCTGATCCAGAGAAGAGAGGAAAGCCAGAGAAGGCTCTCTATGTCTGGGAGAAAATCCTTGAAGTTGGCAAGAAGTACGGAATAAAGCCAGCTGGCCTTGGAGCAAGAGATACACTTAGATTGGAAGCTGGCTATACACTCTATGGAAACGAGACGAAGGAATTGCAGCTTTTGAGCACTGACATTGATGAGGTAACACCTCTGCAAGCTAACCTCGAATTTGCAATCTTCTGGGACAAGGAGTTCATAGGAAAAGAGGCCTTACTCAAGCAGAAAGAGAGAGGGTTGCCGAGCAAGATGGTGCATTTCAAGATGGTAGACAAGGGCATTCCAAGGGCTGGCTATAAGGTTTACAAAGACGGAAAAGAGATCGGAGAAGTCACAAGCGGTACAATGTCTCCGCTCTTGGGCATTGGAATTGGTATAGCTTTTGTTAAGCCAGAGTATGCTGTTCCTGGAGTTGAGATTGAAGTCGAAATTAGAGGTCAGAAGAAGAAAGCAATAACAGTTAACCCACCGTTCTATGACCCGAAGAAGTACGGAGCATTTAGAGAAGAGTGA
- the taw3 gene encoding tRNA(Phe) 7-((3-amino-3-carboxypropyl)-4-demethylwyosine(37)-N(4))-methyltransferase Taw3 has protein sequence MKAKREALQSLFTAIREKKVDEDIVDLLMLINSIKGVYTTSSCSGRIGIIEEPDLGAKPLSRWLIKEHRPITFEEAKESLKKAQRGFIFLKSQPPIFHIVAESFDVAKKLHELGLASGFKYTTFKAVKERILVEINGTEYLTAPLGKDGKILVDDEYLKFAVELGNTMLMRAKSRLPRLKENFKKLKDELGEDELFYEVKRKFLT, from the coding sequence ATGAAAGCCAAGAGAGAAGCACTCCAAAGCCTGTTCACAGCGATAAGAGAGAAAAAAGTTGATGAGGACATTGTTGACCTTCTCATGCTTATCAACTCAATCAAAGGCGTTTACACCACAAGCTCATGCTCAGGAAGAATAGGAATTATCGAAGAGCCAGATTTAGGTGCAAAGCCCCTCTCAAGATGGCTCATAAAAGAGCACAGACCAATAACATTTGAAGAGGCAAAAGAGAGTCTAAAGAAAGCTCAAAGGGGATTCATCTTCTTAAAATCCCAACCCCCAATTTTCCATATAGTTGCGGAGAGCTTTGATGTAGCTAAAAAGCTCCATGAACTTGGCTTAGCCTCCGGCTTCAAGTACACAACATTCAAAGCTGTGAAAGAGAGAATTCTCGTCGAGATAAACGGAACTGAGTATCTAACAGCGCCTTTAGGAAAAGATGGCAAAATTCTGGTTGATGATGAATACCTAAAGTTTGCCGTTGAGTTGGGCAATACAATGCTTATGAGAGCAAAATCTCGTCTTCCGAGACTTAAAGAGAACTTTAAAAAGCTGAAAGATGAACTTGGCGAGGATGAGCTGTTTTATGAGGTTAAAAGGAAGTTTTTGACTTAG
- a CDS encoding EVE domain-containing protein: MKYWLCITNRDNWEVVKKKNVWGVAKRHKNTIAKVKPGDRLVFYVKQERKNKEVLEPKIVGIFEVVSEPYTDSSRIFKSPPHLNETYPLRIKIKPLKLGELDFKPLIPKLKFITNKKRWSGHLMGKAMREIPEEDYKLIEGLL, encoded by the coding sequence ATGAAGTACTGGCTCTGCATCACCAATCGCGACAACTGGGAGGTTGTCAAAAAGAAGAACGTCTGGGGCGTGGCTAAGAGACACAAGAACACCATCGCCAAGGTTAAACCTGGCGACAGGCTCGTCTTTTACGTCAAGCAGGAAAGGAAGAACAAAGAAGTTCTCGAACCCAAAATCGTCGGCATCTTTGAGGTCGTTAGCGAGCCTTACACCGACTCAAGCAGAATCTTCAAGAGCCCGCCTCACCTCAACGAGACTTATCCACTTAGGATTAAGATCAAGCCCCTAAAGCTCGGCGAACTTGACTTCAAGCCCCTCATTCCAAAGCTGAAGTTCATCACCAACAAGAAGCGCTGGAGCGGCCACCTGATGGGCAAGGCAATGAGAGAAATCCCGGAAGAGGATTACAAGCTGATTGAAGGCCTTCTTTGA
- a CDS encoding transglutaminase domain-containing protein, producing MDSKEPDIRKVTLKYALKKITRVIMKTLMAYVVISLVLITIPQAYKFIRGDKIMSEVLDQIGLNTTNPNELALRIYSWEQQNFANPYFVQPENMSLIEKLLAGYGFYHNNQGELHLFRPFNSFPVPPQWVLHSKLANCEEYAKVFVYLMNQEGVKARIVRAPGEDHSWAEYYVGNYKIIFDPSNPKNPVIVNPKQFGQLKNFSYVEAYDLANPDHKEDVSDEYIERGTLVVKVVKGNEPVSGATVEVLSTYLMERFPERYDAPRRVVANETGKEGTTQFKLGPKEYQIVGKKCSFPVCWKGESTGKVIAGSTTYAKLELGVDYVTTVILWALIIIPTGVLVVVIHKRYVYQRQQ from the coding sequence ATGGATTCAAAGGAGCCAGACATCCGGAAAGTCACTCTTAAATATGCTCTGAAGAAAATCACAAGAGTGATCATGAAAACCCTTATGGCATATGTGGTCATATCTTTGGTACTTATCACCATTCCACAAGCTTACAAATTTATCAGAGGAGACAAAATAATGAGTGAAGTCCTCGATCAAATTGGTCTAAACACAACGAACCCAAACGAACTTGCTTTGAGAATATACTCGTGGGAACAGCAAAACTTTGCGAATCCTTACTTTGTACAACCTGAGAATATGTCGCTCATTGAGAAGTTATTGGCTGGATACGGTTTTTATCATAATAATCAGGGTGAACTTCACCTGTTCAGACCCTTTAACTCTTTTCCCGTTCCCCCTCAGTGGGTTCTCCATTCAAAACTCGCAAACTGTGAAGAGTACGCCAAGGTCTTTGTGTACCTAATGAACCAAGAGGGAGTTAAGGCGAGAATCGTAAGAGCCCCTGGAGAAGATCACAGCTGGGCTGAGTATTATGTCGGAAATTATAAAATAATATTCGACCCAAGCAATCCCAAGAATCCTGTCATCGTGAATCCCAAGCAGTTTGGCCAGCTTAAGAATTTCTCATATGTCGAGGCTTATGATCTCGCAAATCCCGATCACAAGGAAGATGTCTCAGACGAGTACATCGAAAGGGGAACGCTTGTTGTTAAAGTCGTTAAAGGCAACGAGCCTGTTTCAGGTGCAACCGTGGAGGTGCTGAGCACTTATCTTATGGAAAGGTTCCCCGAAAGGTATGATGCACCCCGGCGTGTTGTGGCTAATGAGACTGGAAAAGAGGGGACAACTCAGTTTAAACTTGGTCCGAAGGAATACCAGATTGTGGGCAAAAAATGTTCTTTTCCCGTATGTTGGAAGGGAGAAAGCACCGGAAAAGTCATTGCTGGCTCCACAACTTATGCGAAGCTTGAACTGGGAGTTGATTACGTAACAACTGTGATATTGTGGGCTCTGATAATTATTCCCACTGGAGTCCTTGTGGTGGTAATCCACAAAAGATATGTGTATCAAAGACAACAGTAA
- a CDS encoding M48 metallopeptidase family protein, with protein sequence MLEELLERARELLDCQRDVKVKVRPLKTSIARVSFRYGTITLDPSVLKLEEEEILYVLVHELAHLKAETTYHSSAFWMEVEKAFPRERAKELEDNVMMKLHRKMV encoded by the coding sequence ATGTTGGAGGAGCTGCTTGAGCGTGCCAGAGAACTTTTGGACTGCCAGAGGGACGTGAAGGTCAAGGTTAGGCCATTGAAAACCTCAATCGCCAGGGTTTCATTCAGGTATGGCACAATTACCCTCGACCCTTCGGTCCTTAAGCTGGAGGAGGAAGAGATACTTTACGTGCTCGTCCATGAACTTGCACACTTGAAGGCAGAGACGACGTATCATTCCTCCGCCTTCTGGATGGAAGTTGAAAAGGCATTTCCAAGGGAGAGGGCCAAAGAATTGGAAGACAATGTAATGATGAAACTCCACAGGAAAATGGTATGA